The Oceanibaculum nanhaiense genome includes a region encoding these proteins:
- a CDS encoding TIGR01244 family sulfur transferase, translated as MSFKTTEMAPGIDTGAQVDSMSLQEIAAMGYRAVINNRPDGEEPGQMAMADAKAQAEALGLEYHFLPVTSSTIGKADVEAFDAMLATVGKPVLAHCRTGTRVYLLYGATQVLKHGADADALVAEAAGKGFDIKSLPVLVEKLRSA; from the coding sequence ATGAGCTTCAAGACGACCGAGATGGCACCGGGCATCGATACCGGCGCGCAGGTGGACAGCATGTCACTGCAGGAGATTGCGGCGATGGGCTATCGCGCGGTCATCAACAACCGGCCGGACGGCGAGGAGCCGGGGCAGATGGCGATGGCCGACGCCAAGGCGCAGGCCGAGGCGCTGGGCCTCGAATATCACTTTCTGCCGGTCACCAGCTCGACCATTGGCAAGGCCGATGTGGAAGCGTTCGACGCGATGCTGGCGACGGTGGGCAAGCCGGTGCTGGCGCATTGCCGTACCGGCACGCGGGTCTATCTGCTCTATGGTGCGACACAGGTGCTGAAGCATGGCGCCGATGCCGACGCGCTGGTCGCCGAGGCGGCAGGCAAGGGCTTCGACATCAAGTCGCTGCCTGTGCTAGTGGAAAAGCTCCGGTCCGCTTAG
- a CDS encoding PAS domain-containing protein: MTVFDTSRTEITYSLGRVALTDIPDERLRKLASYWCSQRAGRTLPSRDDVDPLDLPNGVLANMILLDIVGSERYRRFRFRLVGTAIYTHVGRELTSLHIDEALPEPYLSYVSFTHATAADRRCPVYSETLYHDQGNFVNGITYRLVLPLASDHEATDRIMVCQFWVRRGDKSRWEGDWRTVQPLTQLVDFG, encoded by the coding sequence ATGACGGTCTTCGACACAAGCCGTACGGAAATCACCTACAGTCTGGGGCGTGTCGCCTTGACCGACATTCCGGACGAAAGGCTGCGCAAGCTCGCCAGCTACTGGTGCAGCCAGCGCGCGGGGCGCACCTTGCCGAGCCGCGATGACGTGGACCCGCTCGACCTGCCGAACGGCGTTCTGGCGAACATGATCCTCCTGGATATCGTCGGCTCAGAGCGTTATCGCCGGTTCCGCTTCCGGCTGGTCGGCACCGCCATCTACACCCATGTCGGCCGCGAACTGACCAGCCTGCATATCGACGAGGCGCTGCCGGAACCCTACCTGTCCTATGTCAGCTTCACCCATGCGACAGCGGCGGACCGGCGCTGCCCGGTCTATTCCGAGACGCTCTATCACGATCAGGGAAACTTCGTGAACGGCATCACCTACCGGCTGGTGCTGCCACTGGCCAGCGACCACGAGGCCACCGACCGCATCATGGTCTGCCAGTTCTGGGTGCGGCGCGGCGACAAAAGCCGCTGGGAAGGCGACTGGCGCACCGTGCAGCCGCTCACCCAGCTGGTGGATTTCGGCTAA
- a CDS encoding DMT family transporter has protein sequence MDAIKSQWADLPPNVRGILWVVLSGLLFASFMAIVRHVGTTMNPIQMSFIRYAFGMLFMLPFFMRMQLSDFRAANIKLHATRGILHGLAVMMWFYAMSRIPIAEVTALGFTSPIFATIAAVLLLGERIRLRRMVAVLGGLLGALIILRPGAAIIDPGAMAMLVAAPIFAFSDVMAKLLMRKESGPAVVGYLSIFVTLVTMVPALYVWRAPTPEEWALMALTAFIATLGHLAMVQGFKLAEVSVTQPAKFLQLIWATLIGFLLFGEFPTVWTWIGAAIVVAAVSYIAHREAVARRHDQRHDQPHE, from the coding sequence ATGGACGCGATCAAGAGCCAGTGGGCGGATTTGCCGCCGAATGTACGCGGCATCCTGTGGGTCGTGCTGTCCGGCCTGCTGTTCGCCAGCTTCATGGCCATCGTGCGCCATGTCGGCACGACCATGAATCCGATCCAGATGTCGTTCATCCGCTATGCCTTCGGCATGCTGTTCATGCTGCCCTTCTTCATGCGCATGCAGCTGTCGGATTTCCGCGCCGCCAACATCAAGCTGCACGCCACACGCGGCATCCTGCACGGGCTGGCAGTGATGATGTGGTTCTACGCGATGAGCCGCATCCCCATCGCCGAGGTGACGGCGCTGGGCTTCACCTCGCCGATCTTTGCCACCATCGCCGCGGTGCTGCTGCTGGGCGAGCGCATCCGGCTGCGCCGGATGGTCGCGGTGCTGGGCGGGCTGCTTGGCGCCCTGATCATCCTCCGGCCGGGGGCGGCGATCATCGACCCCGGCGCGATGGCCATGCTGGTGGCGGCGCCGATCTTCGCCTTTTCCGACGTCATGGCGAAACTGCTCATGCGCAAGGAGAGCGGGCCGGCGGTTGTTGGCTACCTGTCGATCTTCGTCACACTGGTGACCATGGTGCCGGCACTTTATGTCTGGCGCGCACCAACGCCGGAGGAATGGGCGCTGATGGCGCTGACCGCCTTCATCGCCACGCTGGGCCATCTCGCCATGGTGCAGGGCTTCAAGCTGGCCGAGGTTTCGGTGACACAACCGGCCAAGTTCCTGCAGCTGATCTGGGCGACGCTGATCGGCTTCCTGCTGTTCGGCGAATTCCCGACAGTCTGGACCTGGATCGGCGCGGCCATCGTGGTCGCCGCCGTCAGCTATATCGCGCACCGCGAAGCTGTCGCCCGGCGCCACGACCAGCGCCACGACCAACCCCACGAATAG
- a CDS encoding imelysin family protein translates to MSRNILALAAAGLLAVAAPASAAPGDGAVRAMLTNYADIAQAMYSDSLAKAKELQAAVQALTDAPSAATMQVAKRAWLAARVPYQQTEVYRFGNAIVDEWEGKVNAWPLDEGLIDYVDSSYGTDSDENPLYTANVIANPKITHGGEEIDASTITKELLAEKLQEIGGVEANVATGYHAIEFLLWGQDLNGTGPGAGSRPWTDYAKGPACTSGNCDRRAQYLTVATDLLVDDLAEMAGNWAADGEARKTVMEAGPQGGLSIILTGLGSLSYGELAGERMKLGLLLNDPEEEHDCFSDNTHNSHYYDIVGMRAVYFGSYTRIDGKSVVNGRSLHDLVRASDPALAAEIKQALDATQAAALAMKQRAEAVEAYDQMLAAGNEAGAATLQAVIDALSAQTRSFERAVALLELQPIAFEGSDSLDNPAAVFQ, encoded by the coding sequence ATGAGTAGGAACATTCTGGCTTTGGCAGCAGCAGGGTTGCTGGCTGTTGCGGCACCGGCATCGGCAGCGCCAGGCGACGGTGCGGTGCGCGCCATGCTGACGAACTATGCCGATATCGCCCAGGCGATGTATTCCGACTCGCTTGCCAAGGCGAAGGAGCTGCAGGCCGCCGTGCAGGCGCTGACCGATGCGCCCAGCGCCGCCACGATGCAGGTCGCCAAGCGGGCCTGGCTGGCCGCGCGTGTGCCCTACCAGCAGACCGAGGTCTATCGTTTCGGCAACGCCATTGTCGATGAGTGGGAAGGCAAGGTGAATGCCTGGCCGCTGGACGAGGGGCTGATCGATTATGTCGATTCCTCCTACGGCACCGATTCCGACGAGAACCCGCTCTACACCGCCAATGTGATCGCCAATCCGAAGATCACCCATGGCGGCGAGGAGATCGACGCCTCCACCATCACCAAGGAACTGCTGGCCGAGAAGCTGCAGGAGATCGGCGGTGTCGAGGCGAATGTCGCCACCGGCTACCACGCCATCGAGTTCCTGCTGTGGGGCCAGGATCTGAACGGCACTGGCCCGGGTGCCGGCAGCCGGCCCTGGACCGACTATGCCAAGGGGCCGGCCTGCACCAGCGGCAATTGCGACCGGCGCGCGCAGTATCTGACGGTTGCCACCGACCTGCTGGTGGACGATCTGGCGGAGATGGCCGGCAACTGGGCGGCTGACGGCGAGGCGCGCAAGACGGTGATGGAAGCCGGCCCGCAAGGTGGCCTGTCGATCATCCTGACCGGGCTGGGTAGCCTGTCCTATGGCGAGCTGGCGGGCGAGCGCATGAAGCTGGGCCTTTTGCTGAACGACCCGGAGGAGGAGCATGACTGCTTCTCCGACAACACCCACAATTCGCACTATTACGACATCGTCGGAATGCGCGCGGTCTATTTCGGCAGCTATACCCGGATCGATGGCAAGAGCGTGGTGAACGGGCGCAGCCTGCACGATCTGGTGCGTGCCAGCGATCCGGCGCTGGCGGCGGAAATCAAGCAGGCGCTGGATGCCACCCAAGCGGCGGCCCTGGCGATGAAGCAGCGCGCCGAGGCGGTCGAGGCCTATGACCAGATGCTGGCCGCGGGCAATGAAGCGGGCGCTGCGACGCTGCAGGCGGTCATTGATGCGCTGAGCGCGCAGACCCGTTCCTTCGAGCGCGCGGTGGCGCTGCTGGAATTGCAGCCGATCGCCTTTGAGGGGTCCGACTCTCTCGATAATCCGGCGGCCGTCTTCCAGTAA
- a CDS encoding di-heme oxidoreductase family protein encodes MFRSGWQGTVSLGFIAGALAAFLGLAVNAAGAASTGPDSTGSKAEKARIAAVTKPASDFSEAEKFEQNQGGAATVYKPLNTSIFSHPSGNMAFEKQLDFKVGDGIFRKIWVSAPSSTESSDGLGPLFNSRSCQGCHLKDGRGGPPAAGEQAVSLFLRLSVPPQDEAQRTLLAKGEAALIGDPTYGTQLQNFAIQGHQPEGEMVVEYEEVPVTLADGEVVNLRRPTYSVANLKYGPMHPEIMLSPRVASPMIGLGLLEAIPEEDILAWADPDDKDGDGISGRPNRVWDSVKGGLSLGRFGWKAGQPTVHQQSANAFVGDIGISTPLVPASSGDCTPAQKACREAPTGDDALEGTEVTKQMMDLVTFYARNLGVPARRDVDDPKVLRGKQMFYESGCTSCHRPKFVTARDFDGEEQAFQLIWPYTDLLLHDMGEGLADNRPEAQADGQEWRTPPLWGIGLTETVSGHTYFLHDARARNLLEAILWHGGEAEAAKQKVVEMSKADREALLAFLNSL; translated from the coding sequence ATGTTTCGATCGGGTTGGCAGGGTACCGTTTCGCTGGGCTTTATCGCCGGGGCGCTCGCAGCTTTTCTGGGTTTGGCGGTGAACGCGGCTGGCGCCGCCTCCACTGGCCCCGATTCCACTGGCAGCAAGGCGGAAAAGGCGCGCATCGCCGCCGTCACCAAACCGGCGTCCGATTTCTCCGAGGCGGAGAAGTTCGAGCAGAACCAGGGCGGTGCGGCGACGGTCTATAAGCCGCTGAACACCAGCATCTTCTCGCACCCGTCCGGCAATATGGCTTTCGAGAAGCAGCTGGATTTCAAGGTCGGCGACGGCATCTTCCGCAAGATCTGGGTGTCCGCGCCAAGCTCAACCGAATCCTCGGACGGGCTGGGTCCGCTGTTCAACTCGCGCTCCTGCCAGGGCTGCCATCTGAAGGACGGGCGCGGCGGACCGCCGGCCGCGGGCGAGCAGGCGGTTTCACTGTTCCTGCGCCTGTCGGTCCCGCCGCAGGACGAGGCGCAGCGCACCCTGCTGGCGAAGGGCGAGGCGGCGCTGATCGGCGACCCGACCTACGGCACGCAGCTGCAGAATTTCGCGATCCAGGGACATCAGCCGGAAGGCGAGATGGTCGTCGAGTATGAAGAAGTGCCGGTCACGCTGGCCGATGGCGAGGTGGTCAATCTGCGCCGGCCGACCTACAGCGTCGCCAACCTGAAGTACGGGCCGATGCATCCGGAGATCATGCTGTCGCCGCGCGTCGCCTCGCCGATGATCGGGCTGGGCCTGCTGGAAGCCATCCCGGAGGAGGACATCCTCGCCTGGGCCGACCCCGACGACAAGGATGGCGATGGCATCTCCGGCCGGCCCAACCGCGTGTGGGACAGTGTGAAGGGTGGGCTGTCGCTCGGCCGGTTCGGCTGGAAGGCTGGCCAGCCGACGGTGCATCAGCAATCCGCGAATGCCTTCGTCGGCGATATCGGTATCTCAACGCCGCTGGTGCCGGCCTCCTCGGGCGATTGCACGCCGGCGCAGAAGGCCTGCCGCGAGGCGCCCACCGGGGACGATGCGCTGGAAGGCACCGAGGTCACGAAGCAGATGATGGACCTCGTCACCTTCTATGCCCGCAATCTCGGCGTGCCGGCCCGGCGCGATGTGGACGATCCGAAGGTGCTGCGCGGCAAGCAGATGTTCTACGAGAGCGGCTGCACGTCCTGCCATCGCCCGAAATTCGTGACCGCGCGCGATTTCGACGGCGAGGAACAGGCCTTCCAGCTGATCTGGCCCTATACCGACCTGCTGCTGCACGATATGGGCGAGGGGCTGGCCGACAACCGGCCGGAAGCGCAGGCAGATGGTCAGGAATGGCGCACGCCGCCGCTCTGGGGCATCGGCCTGACCGAGACGGTCAGCGGCCACACCTATTTCCTGCACGATGCCCGCGCCCGCAACCTGCTGGAGGCGATCCTGTGGCATGGCGGCGAGGCCGAGGCGGCGAAGCAGAAGGTGGTGGAGATGAGCAAGGCCGACCGCGAGGCGCTGTTGGCTTTTCTTAACTCCCTTTAG
- a CDS encoding imelysin family protein, whose product MRFRFLAILAVLLAVSPVALAADPASYRQLNSDLVTHHVIPRYAALETALAGFDRAAGAYCAAPSDAGFAALRTAYGAASDAWQGVQHIRFGPVDLFMRQQRFAMWPDPRNTVGRQLAEMLKSGERDRISQKSFETGSVAVQGLPALERLLYDDAPPAGFACEAVTAISGNLAGMATDVLRAWREDYAQTVAKAGEAGTHYQSASEATLDLFKSLHTAVELVADHKLARPLGGSAKEAKPQLGESWRSGRSMENIRLNLRAAEALYLGEGGGQGFGHFVRDVAGDKKLDDLFRRAFKQTIATADSVSLPLKEAVKDKEERVKLVQLAKETAALKQLLATRLTGALDIPLGFNALDGD is encoded by the coding sequence ATGCGATTCCGGTTCCTTGCCATTCTTGCCGTGCTGCTGGCCGTTTCGCCGGTGGCGCTGGCCGCTGATCCTGCTTCCTACCGGCAGCTCAACAGCGATCTGGTCACGCATCATGTGATCCCGCGCTATGCGGCGCTGGAGACGGCGTTGGCCGGTTTCGACCGGGCCGCCGGCGCCTATTGCGCCGCCCCGTCCGATGCCGGCTTCGCGGCGCTGCGGACGGCCTATGGCGCGGCGTCCGATGCCTGGCAGGGCGTGCAGCATATCCGGTTCGGCCCGGTCGATCTGTTCATGCGCCAGCAGCGCTTTGCCATGTGGCCCGATCCGCGCAACACGGTGGGAAGGCAGCTGGCCGAGATGCTGAAATCGGGGGAGCGCGACCGTATCAGCCAGAAATCCTTCGAGACCGGCAGCGTCGCCGTGCAGGGGCTGCCGGCGCTGGAACGGCTGCTGTATGACGATGCGCCGCCTGCCGGTTTTGCTTGCGAGGCAGTGACCGCGATATCCGGTAATCTGGCCGGCATGGCAACCGATGTGCTGCGCGCCTGGCGCGAGGATTATGCGCAGACCGTGGCGAAGGCGGGCGAGGCCGGCACCCATTACCAGAGCGCCAGCGAGGCGACGCTGGATCTGTTCAAGAGCCTGCACACGGCGGTCGAGCTGGTGGCCGACCACAAGCTGGCGCGCCCGCTGGGCGGCAGCGCGAAGGAGGCGAAGCCGCAGCTCGGCGAATCCTGGCGCAGCGGCCGCTCGATGGAGAATATCCGCCTGAATTTGCGCGCCGCCGAGGCGCTGTATCTCGGCGAGGGCGGCGGCCAGGGCTTCGGTCATTTCGTGCGCGACGTGGCCGGCGACAAGAAGCTGGACGATCTGTTCCGCCGCGCCTTCAAGCAGACCATCGCCACCGCCGACTCCGTGTCCCTGCCGCTGAAGGAGGCGGTGAAGGACAAGGAGGAGCGGGTGAAGCTGGTGCAGCTGGCCAAGGAAACAGCGGCGCTGAAGCAGCTTCTGGCGACGCGGCTGACCGGGGCGCTGGACATTCCACTCGGCTTCAACGCCCTCGACGGTGACTGA
- a CDS encoding DUF1513 domain-containing protein, which translates to MPISRRHLLTRSALAGLAAAGALTGLDARVLAREAKGLYLSARADREGKFFASGFDADGAKLFDLPMPARGHGSAVSPDGRPSGRQAVFFGRRPGRFALVIDSASGRVAHTIPAIEDRAFAGHGLFVKGGRLLLATEIDYAGKRGLIGLYDAADSFRRIGEWQTGGLDPHDLRLLPDGRTLIVANGGILTHPEVQRMKLNLDSMDSSVAFIDIRDGSLIEQRRLPGEFFQLSLRHMAVTAEGETVIAMQYEGPSNDLVPLVGLARPGRDIEMLDMPDAAWSRLRNYCGSAAVDAGGTILGVTSPRGGRALFWEAATRRPLPPLDLADGCGLAAAPVPGRFIVSNGLGALVEYDPLNGRTRALDSGFAGARWDNHIFTG; encoded by the coding sequence ATGCCGATTTCCCGCCGCCATTTGCTGACCCGGTCCGCGCTGGCCGGCCTCGCCGCCGCCGGCGCGCTGACGGGTCTCGATGCACGGGTGCTGGCGCGCGAGGCGAAGGGGCTCTATCTCAGCGCCCGCGCCGACCGCGAGGGGAAATTCTTCGCCAGCGGCTTCGACGCGGATGGGGCGAAGCTGTTCGACCTGCCGATGCCAGCACGCGGCCATGGCTCCGCAGTCAGCCCGGACGGGCGGCCCAGTGGGAGGCAGGCCGTGTTCTTCGGGCGGCGGCCCGGCCGGTTCGCGCTGGTGATCGATAGTGCCAGCGGCAGAGTCGCCCACACCATCCCCGCCATCGAGGACCGCGCCTTCGCCGGGCATGGGCTGTTCGTGAAGGGCGGCCGGCTGCTGCTGGCGACCGAGATCGACTATGCGGGCAAGCGCGGGCTGATCGGCCTGTACGACGCCGCCGACTCGTTCCGCCGCATTGGCGAATGGCAGACCGGCGGTCTGGACCCGCACGATCTGCGGCTGCTGCCGGACGGACGCACGCTGATCGTCGCCAATGGCGGCATCCTGACCCATCCCGAGGTGCAGCGCATGAAGCTGAACCTCGATTCGATGGACTCCTCCGTCGCCTTCATCGATATCCGCGACGGCAGCCTGATCGAGCAGCGCCGCCTGCCGGGCGAGTTCTTCCAGCTCAGCCTGCGCCACATGGCGGTGACGGCGGAGGGCGAGACGGTCATCGCCATGCAGTATGAAGGGCCGTCGAACGATCTGGTGCCGCTGGTCGGGCTGGCGCGTCCGGGCCGGGATATCGAGATGCTGGATATGCCGGATGCTGCCTGGTCGCGCCTGCGCAATTATTGCGGCAGTGCGGCCGTCGATGCCGGCGGCACCATCCTGGGTGTCACTTCGCCGCGCGGCGGGCGGGCACTGTTCTGGGAGGCGGCGACGCGCCGGCCCTTGCCGCCGCTCGATCTGGCGGATGGCTGCGGGCTGGCCGCAGCACCCGTGCCGGGCCGCTTCATCGTCAGCAACGGGCTGGGCGCGCTGGTCGAATACGATCCCCTCAATGGGCGGACCCGCGCGCTCGACAGCGGCTTCGCCGGTGCGCGCTGGGACAATCACATCTTCACGGGCTAG
- a CDS encoding DUF6726 family protein — protein MRLIALMAILLSLSGCGVAAAPCRGVSLVLKMIPYVGHAAAQPTDACAMAIDPELI, from the coding sequence ATGCGCCTTATTGCCCTGATGGCCATACTGCTCAGCCTGTCCGGCTGCGGCGTGGCCGCCGCTCCCTGTCGGGGCGTCTCGCTGGTGCTGAAGATGATCCCCTATGTCGGGCACGCGGCGGCGCAGCCGACCGATGCCTGCGCCATGGCCATCGACCCCGAGCTGATCTAG
- a CDS encoding glutathione S-transferase family protein, with amino-acid sequence MGMLVDGEWKDVWYDTKSTGGAFKREDSAFRGRVTADGSSGFPAEAGRYHLFVSLACPWAHRTLIFRALKGLEKAISVSVVDPLMLKEGWEFPEPDELTAATRLYEVYLKAKPGYTGRVTVPVLWDKQKQTIVNNESAEIIRMLNSDFDEVAENPGLDLYPEPLRAEIDAINEMVYDRVNNGVYKAGFATEQDKYEKAVTSLFGALDILEERLARQRYIAGNRITEADWRLFTTLIRFDPVYVGHFKCNLRTLASYPNLWGYTRELYQVPGVAGTVNFTHIKRHYYESHRQINGSGIVPLGPVLDHDAPHGRDRLPKVA; translated from the coding sequence ATGGGCATGCTGGTGGATGGCGAGTGGAAGGATGTCTGGTACGACACGAAATCGACCGGCGGCGCCTTCAAGCGCGAGGACTCCGCTTTCCGTGGCCGGGTGACAGCCGATGGTTCCTCCGGCTTTCCCGCCGAGGCCGGGCGTTATCACCTGTTCGTCTCGCTGGCCTGCCCCTGGGCGCACCGCACGCTGATCTTTCGCGCCCTGAAGGGGCTGGAAAAGGCGATCAGCGTCTCCGTCGTCGATCCGCTGATGCTGAAGGAAGGCTGGGAATTCCCGGAGCCTGACGAGCTGACCGCGGCGACGCGGCTTTACGAGGTCTATCTGAAGGCGAAGCCCGGCTATACCGGCCGCGTGACCGTGCCGGTGCTGTGGGACAAGCAGAAGCAGACCATCGTGAACAATGAATCCGCCGAGATCATCCGCATGCTGAACAGCGACTTCGATGAAGTGGCGGAAAATCCCGGCCTCGATCTCTATCCCGAACCGCTGCGTGCCGAGATCGATGCGATCAACGAGATGGTCTATGACCGGGTGAATAACGGCGTGTACAAGGCCGGTTTCGCCACCGAGCAGGACAAGTACGAGAAGGCCGTCACCAGCCTGTTCGGCGCACTCGACATTCTGGAGGAGCGGCTGGCGCGCCAGCGCTACATCGCCGGCAACCGCATCACCGAGGCGGACTGGCGGCTGTTCACCACGCTGATCCGCTTCGATCCGGTCTATGTCGGCCATTTCAAATGCAATCTGCGCACGCTGGCCAGCTATCCCAATTTGTGGGGCTATACGCGGGAGCTGTATCAGGTGCCGGGTGTGGCCGGGACGGTGAACTTCACCCACATCAAGCGGCACTATTACGAAAGCCACCGGCAGATCAACGGCAGCGGCATCGTGCCGCTGGGGCCGGTGCTGGATCATGATGCGCCGCACGGACGGGACCGGCTGCCGAAGGTGGCCTGA
- a CDS encoding YqaE/Pmp3 family membrane protein produces the protein MRLILAIFLPFLLFFTIGRPIAGIICLILQITLIGWIPAALWAIYALSQHNTDQKIRAARLGD, from the coding sequence ATGCGTCTCATCCTCGCGATCTTCCTGCCCTTCCTGCTGTTCTTCACGATCGGGCGGCCGATCGCCGGCATCATCTGCCTGATCCTGCAGATCACGCTGATCGGCTGGATTCCGGCGGCACTCTGGGCGATCTACGCACTGTCGCAGCATAACACCGACCAGAAGATCAGGGCGGCGCGGCTAGGCGACTGA
- a CDS encoding aspartate aminotransferase family protein, translating to MALAAGSNITLDAALREAEERFVASNPESLRLHAEAAKAMPGGNTRTVLFYEPFPLTLASGEGCHVRDADGHLYTDFLVEYTAGLYGHSHPVIRGAIEAALSDGIVLGGPNLLEARFAAALCDRFPAVERIRFCNSGTESNMFALSAARAATGRDKVMAFRGGYHGGVLYFAGANPLNAPFPMVMADYNDAEGAARQIAAEGERLAAVIVEPMLGSGGCIPAEPEFLKALRDATAKTGALLIFDEVMTSRLAPGGLHDELGITPDLVTLGKYLGGGLTFGAFGGRTEIMDRFDPRRPGAWPHAGTFNNNVLTMAAGLAGLTQIYTPDTAIALNRRGDALRARLNGIAEAMGLPIRATGRGSMMCLHAVSGPVRRPADVAGMPKALRDLLHLDLLEKGQYLARRGMINLSLPMEAPDIDGLAAAFAEVLESRAGLIEASVA from the coding sequence ATGGCGCTCGCGGCCGGCAGCAACATCACCCTCGACGCCGCCCTGCGCGAGGCCGAGGAACGCTTCGTGGCATCCAATCCGGAAAGCCTGCGCCTGCACGCCGAGGCAGCGAAGGCGATGCCCGGCGGCAATACCCGCACTGTGCTGTTCTACGAGCCCTTCCCGCTGACGCTGGCCAGCGGCGAGGGCTGCCATGTGCGCGATGCGGACGGGCACCTCTATACCGACTTCCTGGTGGAATATACGGCGGGCCTGTACGGCCATTCGCATCCGGTGATCCGGGGTGCCATCGAGGCCGCGCTGTCGGACGGCATCGTGCTGGGCGGGCCGAACCTGCTGGAGGCCCGCTTCGCCGCCGCCTTGTGCGACCGCTTCCCGGCGGTGGAGCGCATCCGCTTCTGCAATTCCGGCACCGAATCCAACATGTTCGCCCTGTCAGCGGCGCGCGCCGCGACCGGCCGCGACAAGGTGATGGCGTTCCGCGGCGGCTATCATGGCGGCGTGCTCTATTTCGCCGGGGCGAATCCGCTGAACGCGCCCTTCCCCATGGTCATGGCCGACTATAATGACGCGGAGGGAGCCGCCCGTCAGATCGCGGCGGAGGGCGAGCGCCTCGCCGCCGTCATCGTCGAGCCGATGCTGGGTTCGGGCGGTTGCATCCCGGCGGAACCGGAATTCCTCAAGGCGCTGCGCGACGCCACGGCGAAGACCGGCGCGCTGCTGATCTTCGACGAGGTGATGACCTCCCGACTCGCCCCCGGCGGGCTGCATGATGAGCTGGGCATCACCCCCGACCTGGTGACGCTGGGCAAATATCTGGGCGGCGGCCTGACCTTCGGCGCCTTCGGCGGGCGCACCGAGATCATGGACCGGTTCGACCCGCGCCGGCCCGGCGCCTGGCCGCATGCCGGCACCTTCAACAACAATGTGCTGACCATGGCGGCGGGGCTGGCCGGCCTGACGCAGATCTACACGCCGGACACCGCCATCGCGCTGAACCGGCGCGGCGATGCGTTGCGCGCCCGGCTGAACGGCATTGCTGAGGCGATGGGCCTGCCGATCCGCGCGACCGGGCGTGGCTCCATGATGTGCCTGCATGCCGTCAGCGGCCCGGTGCGCCGCCCCGCCGATGTGGCCGGTATGCCGAAGGCGCTGCGCGACCTGCTGCATCTTGATCTGCTGGAAAAGGGCCAGTACCTCGCCCGGCGCGGCATGATCAATCTGTCGCTGCCGATGGAAGCGCCGGATATCGATGGTCTGGCTGCCGCCTTCGCGGAAGTGCTGGAATCCCGCGCCGGGCTGATCGAGGCGTCAGTCGCCTAG
- a CDS encoding class II aldolase/adducin family protein has protein sequence MSDLELRQALIAACRRMNDLGINQGSSGNASIRLPDGSGLLVTPSSLPYEAMQPADIVALDWDGMPTGPRRPSSEWRFHLDILKARPDAGAVLHTHSMFATTLACLGKSIPAFHYMVAVAGGADIRCSPYATFGTQELSAHAVAALEDRKACLLGNHGMICLEVTIEKALALAVEVETLAAQYWRALQIGEPLLLPEEEMARVLERFSRMRYGQSPD, from the coding sequence ATGAGCGACCTGGAGTTGCGGCAGGCGCTGATCGCGGCCTGCCGCCGGATGAACGATCTCGGCATCAATCAGGGCAGTTCCGGCAATGCCAGCATCCGCCTGCCCGACGGGTCCGGCCTGCTGGTCACCCCCTCCAGCCTACCCTATGAAGCGATGCAGCCTGCCGATATCGTGGCGCTGGACTGGGACGGCATGCCCACTGGGCCAAGACGCCCGTCCAGCGAATGGCGCTTTCATCTGGACATATTGAAGGCACGGCCCGATGCCGGGGCGGTGCTGCACACCCATTCCATGTTCGCCACCACCCTGGCCTGTCTCGGCAAGAGCATCCCAGCTTTTCACTACATGGTGGCGGTCGCCGGCGGGGCGGATATCCGCTGTTCGCCCTATGCCACATTCGGCACGCAGGAACTGTCGGCCCATGCGGTGGCCGCACTGGAAGATCGCAAGGCCTGCCTGCTGGGCAATCACGGTATGATCTGCCTGGAGGTGACCATCGAGAAGGCGCTGGCGCTCGCCGTCGAGGTGGAGACGCTGGCCGCGCAATATTGGCGCGCGCTGCAGATCGGCGAGCCCCTCCTGCTGCCGGAGGAAGAGATGGCGCGGGTGCTGGAACGCTTCAGCCGCATGCGCTACGGTCAGTCACCAGACTAG